In the Salmo trutta chromosome 33, fSalTru1.1, whole genome shotgun sequence genome, one interval contains:
- the LOC115172588 gene encoding placenta growth factor isoform X1, with protein sequence MKPFASFVIQIAVTLQLQLSPAQIMPSSSSNSTTGGSAPAISSLVQIHPAGELPGGRSGCGWGIQDSVQWLYELITSIHMTCDGQLSHHLSSVLSLSSPPVLMFQEVWGRSFCRTIEKLVEVVQEYPGEVEHIYSPSCVPLVRCAGCCGDENLECHPTQTFNVTMQLLKIKPGEQGQEYVEMSFVEHQTCECRIRKAVVKSESRRQRGRGRKRKERQRVKDCDRCQPPRR encoded by the exons ATTATGCCCTCATCCAGCTCAAACAGCACAACTGGAG GTTCAGCACCAGCCATCTCTTCTCTGGTCCAGATCCATCCGGCTGGGGAGCTGCCAGGAGGCAGGAGTGGATGTGGTTGGGGCATCCAGGACTCTGTACAATGGCTTTATGAGCTCATCACCTCTATTCATATGACCTGCGATGGACAGCTGTCTCAccatctctcctctgtcctctctctctcctctcccccagtgTTAATGTTCCAGGAGGTGTGGGGTCGTAGTTTCTGCCGGACCATAGAGAAGCTGGTGGAGGTGGTCCAGGAGTACCCCGGGGAGGTGGAGCACATCTATAGTCCCTCCTGTGTGCCCCTGGTGCGCTGCGCTGGTTGCTGTGGCGATGAGAATCTGGAGTGCCATCCTACTCAGACCTTTAATGTCACCATGCAG CTGTTGAAAATCAAGCCAGGGGAACAGGGTCAAGAATACGTTGAGATGTCTTTTGTGGAGCACCAGACATGTGAATGTAG AATCAGGAAGGCTGTGGTGAAAAGTGAAAG CAGGAgacaaagaggaagaggaagaaaaagaaaggagagacagagagtgaaagaTTGTGACAG GTGTCAGCCCCCTCGCAGGTAA